One window from the genome of Engraulis encrasicolus isolate BLACKSEA-1 chromosome 16, IST_EnEncr_1.0, whole genome shotgun sequence encodes:
- the toe1 gene encoding target of EGR1 protein 1 — protein sequence MASSMVVPVVDVQSNNFKELWPAMLLAIKSSSFISLDTELSGLGNRKSLLAESIEDRYKAICNAARTRSVLSLGLACFKKQGDKTNPTYFVQVYNLTLLCSEEYVIEPQSVSFLVQHGFDFNKQYAQGIPYNKGNDKGTDAHAMNVRSLFVEVLRARKPLVVHNGLVDMVFLYQCFYAHLPERLGTFTADLSEMFPAGIYDTKYATEYELRLVASYLEYAFKKCKLDNSRSIEGGGKGPHMSLEFCNYTRNMKTYVDYRPCPDSQGATATTDVCIQFSAYGWCPNGSQCPMSHDTDLIILQDEKGKETKSQKRKRRKAQKGTMEHAEDAQDAPPSKQAHTESSHMDVGGQDNRTDKNVLTVAKTTEDPQEGAGSHAGSTNNETAGVAGEDGVPVTSEGQVADLALHPVSDAKRAADVKKAESGLHRAGFDAFMTGYIFAYGSALAVKPEEPSPETWLPSCLNKLYLSGKSVPLQVVKSTFSKSSKAHMHKMDNVWGKHQNQDATPKTENVA from the exons ATGGCAAGCTCAATGGTTGTTCCAGTGGTGGATGTTCAGAGTAATAATTTCAAAGAGTTATGGCCAGCGATGTTATTGGCCATTAAATCATCTTCTTTCATCTCCTTGGACACG GAGTTAAGTGGTTTGGGAAATAGAAAGAGTCTTCTTGCCGA ATCAATAGAGGACCGTTATAAAGCCATTTGTAATGCTGCGCGTACACGCTCCGTCCTGTCACTCGGTCTGGCTTGTTTCAAGAAACAAGGGGACAAG ACCAACCCAACttactttgtacaagtgtacaaCTTGACTTTACTCTGTTCAGAGGAGTATGTGATTGAGCCCCAGTCAGTGTCATTCCTTGTGCAACATGGATTTGATTTCAACAAGCAGTATGCACAGGGCATCCCCTACAATAAAGGCAATGACAAG GGTACTGATGCCCATGCGATGAATGTCCGCAGTCTTTTTGTGGAGGTACTTCGAGCACGTAAGCCTTTGGTTGTACACAACGGGTTGGTTGACATGGTATTCCTGTACCAGTGCTTCTACGCTCATTTGCCAGAGCGGCTGGGCACGTTCACGGCAGACCTTTCGGAGATGTTCCCAGCAGGGATCTACGACACCAAATATGCCACAGAATATGAGCTTCGTCTCGTTGCTTCATATCTGGAGTATGCGTTTAAGAAATG CAAATTGGACAATAGCCGATCGATTGAGGGAGGTGGAAAGGGACCCCACATGTCCCTTGAGTTCTGCAATTACACACGGAACATGAAGACTTATGTGGACTACAGACCTTGCCCTGATAGTCAAGGCGCCACAGCCACAACAGATGTGTGCATACAGTTCTCT GCGTACGGGTGGTGCCCCAATGGGTCTCAGTGTCCCATGTCGCATGATACAGACCTGATCATTCTGCAGGACGAGAAGGGGAAGGAGACCAAGTCGCAGAAGAGGAAACGCAGGAAGGCGCAGAAGGGTACTATGGAACACGCCGAAGATGCCCAGGACGCACCCCCGAGCAAGCAGGCGCACACCGAGAGCAGTCACATGGATGTGGGTGGCCAAGACAACAGAACAGACAAGAATGTTCTTACCGTTGCCAAGACAACCGAAGACCCTCAGGAGGGTGCTGGTTCACATGCAGGATCCACAAACAACGAGACAGCGGGAGTAGCTGGTGAAGACGGTGTACCTGTGACATCTGAGGGCCAAGTTGCAGACCTTGCGTTACACCCAGTCAGTGATGCCAAAAGAGCAGCAGATGTGAAGAAGGCCGAGTCAGGGTTGCATAGAGCAGGATTTGATGCCTTCATGACAGGATACATCTTCGCCTATGGCAGCGCTCTAGCTGTAAAGCCAGAGGAGCCTAGCCCAGAAACATGGCTACCTAGCTGCTTGAACAAGCTCTACCTTAGCGGTAAATCAGTTCCCTTACAGGTGGTTAAGAGTACATTTTCCAAGTCGTCAAAGGCACacatgcataaaatggacaatgtCTGGGGGAAGCATCAGAACCAGGATGCGACTCCAAAGACGGAAAATGTGGCATAA